A DNA window from Comamonas fluminis contains the following coding sequences:
- the ispD gene encoding 2-C-methyl-D-erythritol 4-phosphate cytidylyltransferase translates to MTDSFSSPEPMLDAQTNPVPASPSQPESVRCWALIPCAGVGSRAIAADAPAPELPKQYQPVAGQPMVMHTLAAMGAVPALAQVLLVISPSDAFWKERETPDYLRIAACGGATRAETVGNGLADLLAHGASPEDWVLVHDAARCLLTSRQVQSLMDACLPDAVGGLLALKLPDTLKQQTAGGEVARVAQTVDRSDKWLAQTPQMFRIGALQAALQAAGDAVTDEASAMELAGFAPRLVPGGAQNFKVTYPDDFALAEAVLMQRKARV, encoded by the coding sequence ATGACAGATTCGTTTTCTTCGCCTGAGCCCATGCTGGACGCCCAGACAAACCCGGTACCAGCGTCACCTTCGCAGCCAGAAAGCGTGCGCTGCTGGGCGCTTATTCCTTGCGCCGGTGTGGGCTCTCGCGCTATTGCGGCTGATGCCCCGGCGCCAGAGCTGCCCAAGCAATATCAGCCCGTCGCTGGCCAGCCCATGGTCATGCACACGCTGGCGGCCATGGGGGCGGTGCCCGCGCTGGCCCAGGTGCTGCTGGTGATTTCGCCCAGCGATGCGTTCTGGAAGGAGCGCGAAACCCCTGACTATCTGCGCATTGCCGCATGCGGCGGTGCCACCCGCGCAGAAACCGTGGGCAATGGCTTGGCCGATCTGCTGGCCCACGGCGCAAGCCCTGAGGACTGGGTGCTGGTGCACGATGCCGCACGCTGCCTGCTGACCTCACGGCAAGTGCAAAGCCTGATGGATGCCTGCCTGCCGGATGCTGTGGGCGGGCTGCTGGCGCTGAAGTTGCCCGATACGCTCAAGCAGCAGACGGCTGGTGGCGAGGTGGCCCGTGTGGCGCAGACCGTGGACCGCAGCGATAAATGGCTGGCGCAGACGCCGCAGATGTTCCGCATTGGGGCATTGCAGGCCGCGCTGCAGGCTGCTGGCGATGCGGTGACCGACGAAGCCAGTGCCATGGAACTGGCGGGGTTCGCACCCCGATTGGTGCCCGGCGGGGCGCAGAACTTCAAGGTGACCTATCCCGACGACTTTGCGCTGGCCGAGGCGGTGCTGATGCAGCGCAAGGCACGTGTCTAG
- the ispF gene encoding 2-C-methyl-D-erythritol 2,4-cyclodiphosphate synthase: MNFRIGEGWDVHALVPGRKLILGGVEVPHTLGLLGHSDADVLLHAITDALFGAAALGDIGRHFSDTDAQFKGADSAVLLAEAVRRVRAKGFEIGNIDSTIVAQAPKLAPHIEKMRERIAQVLALDVEQVNVKAKTAEKMGPVGLQQAMEARAVALLYKP; the protein is encoded by the coding sequence ATGAATTTTCGTATAGGTGAAGGCTGGGACGTGCACGCACTGGTGCCAGGCCGCAAGCTGATTCTGGGTGGGGTGGAAGTGCCACACACGCTGGGTCTGCTGGGTCATTCAGATGCCGATGTGCTGCTGCATGCCATTACCGATGCCCTGTTTGGCGCAGCAGCGCTGGGTGATATCGGGCGCCATTTCTCGGATACGGATGCGCAGTTCAAGGGCGCCGATTCCGCCGTTTTGCTGGCCGAAGCTGTGCGCCGTGTGCGCGCCAAAGGTTTTGAGATTGGCAATATCGACAGCACCATCGTGGCTCAGGCCCCCAAGCTGGCGCCGCATATCGAGAAGATGCGCGAGCGCATTGCGCAGGTGCTGGCGCTGGATGTGGAGCAGGTCAATGTAAAGGCCAAGACGGCAGAGAAGATGGGCCCGGTAGGCCTGCAGCAAGCCATGGAAGCGCGTGCCGTGGCGCTGCTGTACAAGCCCTGA
- a CDS encoding sensor histidine kinase produces the protein MSAYPNTPPDATSPVPLEYERRSTARSPVGLNLFWRTFCLLALLLVGSILAWLQTLRALDFEPRALQTAKQVASLVNLSRAALVHSDAINRISLIKTMADQEGVRILPREPGDTFEPLEQNAMGLRLTEELTQRLGYGTVVARSVNNEPGLWVGFNINGDRNWLLMDQSRFTPASGQTWLIWLITAALLSLVGAAAIARLINRPLKQLSYAANRVREGDFDASQLDEEAVTSEIREVNIGFNRMAQKLAKLEQDRAVMLAGISHDLRTPLARLRLETEMSVYDDVAREHMVADIVQLDATIDKFLDYARPDHRVTLSPVDLHAVVASCVYAVQDHRELQISMDVPEGIFVMADEVELARVVSNLFENARRYGKSPDTDTTLVDVIAKESEKWVVIRIRDHGKGVPPEQLSSLTQPFFRGDSARTAAAGAGLGLSIVDKTVQRMGGILALSNSSSGGLVAHLQLQRAMGVSPAAAPEKRLQRPQILRNLPRDKKDEDSED, from the coding sequence ATGAGCGCTTATCCCAACACGCCGCCCGACGCTACCAGCCCCGTACCTCTGGAGTACGAGCGGCGTTCGACGGCGCGTTCCCCCGTGGGCCTGAACCTGTTCTGGCGCACTTTCTGCCTGCTGGCCCTGCTGCTGGTGGGCAGCATTCTGGCCTGGCTGCAGACCCTCAGGGCACTGGACTTTGAACCTCGCGCCTTGCAGACGGCCAAGCAGGTGGCATCACTGGTGAACCTCAGCCGTGCCGCACTGGTTCATTCAGACGCCATCAATCGCATCTCGCTGATCAAGACCATGGCCGACCAGGAAGGCGTGCGCATTCTGCCGCGTGAGCCTGGCGACACCTTCGAGCCGCTGGAACAAAATGCCATGGGTCTGCGGCTGACCGAAGAGCTGACACAGCGCCTGGGTTACGGCACCGTTGTTGCCCGCAGCGTCAACAACGAACCCGGCCTCTGGGTGGGCTTCAATATCAACGGGGATCGCAACTGGCTGCTGATGGACCAGTCCCGCTTCACCCCGGCCAGCGGCCAGACCTGGCTGATCTGGCTGATTACCGCCGCCCTGCTCTCCTTGGTCGGCGCCGCAGCCATTGCGCGCCTTATCAACCGGCCGCTCAAGCAGCTGTCCTATGCCGCCAACCGGGTGCGCGAGGGTGACTTTGACGCCAGTCAGCTCGACGAAGAGGCCGTGACCAGCGAAATCCGCGAGGTCAACATCGGCTTCAACCGCATGGCACAAAAGCTGGCCAAGCTCGAACAGGATCGCGCCGTGATGCTAGCAGGCATCTCGCACGACCTGCGCACGCCGCTGGCACGGCTGCGCCTGGAAACCGAAATGAGCGTGTATGACGATGTGGCCCGTGAACACATGGTGGCCGATATTGTTCAGCTCGATGCCACTATCGACAAATTTCTGGACTACGCCCGGCCTGACCACCGTGTCACGCTCAGCCCTGTTGATCTGCACGCCGTCGTGGCTTCCTGCGTCTATGCCGTGCAAGACCACCGCGAACTGCAGATTTCCATGGATGTGCCCGAAGGCATTTTCGTCATGGCCGATGAGGTGGAGCTGGCTCGCGTGGTGTCCAACCTGTTTGAAAACGCACGCCGCTACGGCAAATCGCCTGACACCGACACCACACTGGTCGATGTGATTGCCAAGGAAAGTGAGAAATGGGTGGTCATCCGCATTCGTGACCACGGCAAAGGCGTTCCGCCCGAGCAGCTCTCCAGCCTGACGCAGCCCTTTTTCCGGGGAGACTCAGCCCGCACAGCCGCCGCTGGCGCCGGGCTTGGCCTGTCGATTGTGGACAAGACCGTGCAGCGCATGGGCGGCATTCTGGCGCTGTCCAACTCTTCATCGGGCGGGCTGGTGGCCCATCTTCAACTGCAGCGCGCCATGGGCGTCAGCCCCGCTGCTGCGCCTGAAAAGCGGCTGCAGCGCCCGCAGATTCTGCGCAACCTGCCACGCGACAAAAAAGACGAAGACTCCGAGGACTGA
- the ompR gene encoding two-component system response regulator OmpR, translated as MATTSTRTDKILVVDDDARIRDLLRRYLTQEGFEIMIAEDGKALNRILLRETVDLIVLDLMMPGEDGLSICRRLRSANDRTPIIMLTAKGEDVDRIVGLEVGADDYLGKPFNPRELLARIHAVLRRRPPQEAPGAPSGDNEVVTFGPFNFDLGTRVLQKNGEELPLTTGEFAMLKALVRHPRQPLSREKLALLARGREFEPFDRSLDVQVSRLRKLIEEDAAAPRYIQTVWGVGYVFVPDGMN; from the coding sequence ATGGCAACGACGAGCACCCGTACCGACAAGATCCTCGTAGTGGATGACGATGCACGCATCCGCGACCTGCTGCGCCGTTATCTGACGCAGGAAGGCTTCGAGATCATGATTGCCGAAGACGGCAAGGCTCTGAACCGTATCCTGCTGCGCGAAACTGTCGATCTGATCGTGCTGGACCTGATGATGCCCGGGGAAGACGGCCTGTCCATCTGCCGCCGTCTGCGCTCTGCCAATGACCGTACCCCCATCATCATGCTGACGGCCAAGGGCGAAGATGTGGACCGCATCGTGGGCCTGGAAGTGGGCGCCGATGACTACCTGGGCAAGCCCTTCAACCCCCGTGAACTGCTGGCCCGCATTCACGCCGTGCTGCGCCGCCGCCCTCCACAGGAAGCCCCCGGAGCGCCATCGGGCGACAATGAAGTCGTCACCTTCGGCCCCTTCAACTTCGACCTGGGCACCCGTGTGCTGCAAAAAAATGGCGAAGAACTGCCTCTGACCACTGGTGAATTTGCCATGCTCAAAGCCCTGGTGCGCCACCCACGCCAGCCGCTATCGCGTGAAAAGCTGGCCCTGCTGGCCCGTGGCCGCGAGTTCGAGCCCTTTGACCGCAGCCTGGACGTGCAGGTTTCCCGCCTGCGCAAGCTGATTGAAGAAGATGCCGCCGCCCCCCGCTATATCCAGACCGTCTGGGGCGTGGGCTATGTGTTCGTACCCGATGGCATGAACTAA
- a CDS encoding SIMPL domain-containing protein (The SIMPL domain is named for its presence in mouse protein SIMPL (signalling molecule that associates with mouse pelle-like kinase). Bacterial member BP26, from Brucella, was shown to assemble into a channel-like structure, while YggE from E. coli has been associated with resistance to oxidative stress.) has protein sequence MNSFSKSFPMRSGARSALLLVAVLAAGSQAWAQNAGNNAQRPMNVVQLAAQGVVEVKQDWMTATLSATKDGRDAATVQTQLQKAVEAAMTSLRADAQAGQMEVSTGNFSISPRYGNNGKVEGWQGQADIVLQGRDFVRITQSAAKVQDMTLSGMGFGLSREAREKVEGEAQAKAIENFRQRATAISKSFGFAGYSVREVSVNASGGGIRPMPRARAASLNMAKMSSYDAAPVPVESDRAEVSVSVNGAIQMQ, from the coding sequence ATGAATTCGTTTTCCAAATCCTTCCCAATGCGTTCCGGTGCCCGGTCAGCTTTGCTGCTGGTGGCCGTGCTGGCTGCGGGTTCCCAGGCCTGGGCGCAGAACGCTGGCAATAACGCGCAGCGTCCCATGAACGTGGTGCAACTGGCCGCGCAGGGCGTGGTGGAGGTCAAGCAGGACTGGATGACGGCGACCTTGTCAGCCACCAAGGATGGGCGCGATGCCGCGACAGTGCAGACGCAGCTGCAAAAAGCCGTGGAGGCAGCTATGACCAGCCTGCGTGCTGATGCGCAGGCGGGGCAGATGGAAGTGAGCACGGGTAACTTTTCGATCTCGCCGCGCTATGGCAACAACGGCAAGGTGGAAGGCTGGCAGGGCCAGGCCGATATCGTGCTGCAGGGGCGTGACTTTGTGCGTATCACTCAGTCTGCAGCCAAGGTGCAGGATATGACGCTGTCGGGCATGGGCTTTGGCCTGTCGCGCGAGGCGCGTGAAAAAGTCGAGGGCGAAGCGCAGGCCAAGGCCATTGAAAACTTCCGCCAGCGTGCCACGGCTATTTCCAAAAGCTTTGGCTTTGCGGGCTACAGCGTGCGCGAAGTCAGCGTCAACGCCAGTGGTGGCGGCATTCGCCCTATGCCGCGTGCCCGTGCGGCGAGCCTGAACATGGCCAAGATGAGCAGCTATGACGCAGCGCCTGTGCCGGTCGAGTCTGATCGCGCCGAGGTCAGTGTCAGCGTCAATGGCGCTATTCAGATGCAGTGA
- a CDS encoding 3-hydroxybutyrate dehydrogenase, whose amino-acid sequence MLKGKTALVTGSTSGIGLGIAVALARQGANIVLNGFGDVEAPKAQILEAGKAAGIKVGYHGADMSKATEIEAMMKYAAEEFGRVDILVNNAGIQHVAKLEDFPAEKWDAIIAINLSSAFHTTRLALPAMQKANWGRIINVASVHGLVASAQKAAYVAAKHGIVGLTKVTALENATTGVTCNAICPGWVLTPLVQKQVDAKAAAQGISNEEATKQLLGEKEPSMQFTTPEELGELAVFFCSAASNNVRGVAWNMDGGWTAQ is encoded by the coding sequence ATGTTGAAAGGCAAAACCGCTCTCGTGACAGGATCGACCAGCGGAATCGGCCTAGGTATCGCAGTTGCACTGGCACGCCAGGGTGCCAATATTGTTCTCAATGGTTTCGGCGACGTTGAAGCGCCCAAGGCCCAGATTCTGGAAGCCGGCAAAGCCGCAGGCATCAAGGTCGGCTATCACGGCGCCGACATGAGCAAGGCCACTGAAATTGAAGCCATGATGAAATATGCTGCCGAAGAATTTGGCCGCGTAGACATTCTGGTCAACAACGCAGGCATTCAGCATGTCGCCAAGCTGGAAGACTTTCCTGCGGAGAAATGGGACGCCATCATTGCCATCAATCTGAGCAGCGCCTTTCACACCACGCGCCTGGCCCTGCCCGCCATGCAGAAAGCCAACTGGGGCCGCATCATCAACGTGGCATCGGTTCACGGCCTGGTTGCCTCCGCGCAAAAAGCTGCTTATGTGGCCGCCAAGCACGGCATTGTGGGCCTGACCAAAGTGACCGCTCTGGAAAACGCCACTACTGGTGTGACCTGCAATGCCATCTGCCCCGGCTGGGTGCTGACACCGCTGGTGCAAAAACAGGTGGATGCCAAGGCCGCTGCGCAAGGCATCTCCAACGAAGAAGCCACCAAGCAGCTGCTGGGCGAAAAAGAGCCTTCCATGCAGTTCACCACGCCTGAGGAGCTGGGTGAGCTGGCCGTCTTCTTCTGCTCCGCAGCCAGCAATAACGTGCGTGGCGTGGCGTGGAATATGGACGGCGGCTGGACAGCGCAGTAA
- a CDS encoding alpha/beta fold hydrolase, whose product MNQPTLNYVSCPGASAVAPSWASAQRRQEISSQPQGMHRMAYWEWNHTGNPRHPHVIVCVHGLSRQGRDFDVLARELSRFARVICPDVVGRGQSDWLADPMGYQVPMYAADMLALLAQVHAQAPIETLDWVGTSMGGLIGMGIVGQPQLPLPVPVRKLVLNDVGPVIEWQSLERIGSYLGKSLHFPNFESAAAAMRLISEGFGPHSDEQWAELSRAMVEPDPQGGVVLHYDPRIAAPMAQMTREAAEAGEALLWQLYDQIQAQVLLVRGADSDLLSSSTAKAMAERGPRAHCTELEGVGHAPTLVAPGQVALIREFLQGDKGLPTSISLEQQAQEEAE is encoded by the coding sequence ATGAATCAACCTACGCTGAACTACGTATCGTGTCCCGGAGCTTCTGCAGTGGCTCCCAGCTGGGCCAGTGCCCAGCGTCGTCAAGAAATTTCCAGTCAGCCGCAGGGCATGCACCGCATGGCGTACTGGGAGTGGAACCATACCGGCAATCCAAGGCATCCGCATGTCATCGTTTGTGTGCATGGCCTGTCGCGTCAAGGGCGCGACTTTGATGTGCTTGCCCGTGAACTGAGCCGATTTGCCCGTGTGATCTGTCCCGATGTGGTCGGGCGCGGCCAGAGCGACTGGCTGGCAGACCCCATGGGCTATCAGGTGCCCATGTACGCCGCAGACATGCTGGCGCTGCTGGCACAGGTTCACGCCCAGGCTCCCATCGAGACGCTGGACTGGGTGGGCACCAGCATGGGGGGGCTGATTGGTATGGGCATTGTGGGTCAGCCGCAGTTGCCGCTGCCTGTGCCCGTGCGCAAGCTGGTGCTCAATGATGTGGGGCCGGTGATTGAGTGGCAGTCGCTGGAGCGCATTGGCTCTTACCTTGGTAAAAGCTTGCATTTCCCCAACTTTGAGAGCGCTGCCGCCGCCATGCGCTTGATATCCGAAGGATTTGGCCCACATAGCGATGAGCAGTGGGCAGAGCTTTCACGGGCGATGGTTGAGCCTGATCCGCAAGGTGGCGTGGTTCTGCATTACGACCCTCGTATTGCTGCACCTATGGCGCAGATGACGCGAGAGGCCGCTGAGGCTGGAGAAGCGCTGCTGTGGCAGCTGTATGACCAGATCCAGGCACAAGTTTTGCTTGTTCGTGGCGCAGACTCTGATCTGCTGTCCAGCAGCACTGCCAAGGCGATGGCCGAGCGCGGACCCCGTGCACATTGTACGGAACTGGAAGGCGTGGGGCATGCTCCTACGCTGGTAGCGCCTGGGCAGGTCGCTTTGATACGAGAATTTTTACAAGGGGATAAGGGTTTGCCAACAAGCATCAGTCTTGAACAGCAAGCCCAAGAGGAAGCTGAATGA
- a CDS encoding RelA/SpoT family protein produces the protein MKTSDIATTVSDAAPKITDPTPHLITATAEVLPGQANALVRARAFAEPLIAGEVMETGENTLAHADAVAAILKKIGGSETIQAAIYLVHASVHLNKPQEVIAKAFGENFATLAVETIKLIRVQQQARDAELSTQHVDGVATQTENVRKMLLGFSRDLRVVLLRLASRLQTLRYYASQKATVSPSIAREALYVFAPLANRLGIWQIKWELEDLSFRFLEPDTYRQIARLLDEKRVEREAYMEQMRARLEADLRAHSISASVQGRPKHIYSIVKKMRGKSLNFEQLFDIRAMRVIVPTVKDCYAALSWVHEQFTPLEKEFDDYIAKPKPNGYQSLHTVVRDETGRTIEIQIRTQAMHDHAEHGVAAHWAYKEAGTKGYAGVSATSEYDAKIAVLRQLLAWGSDLTGSAQRGLFEDRIYVLTPDAAVIELPQGATPVDFAYSVHTSLGHRCRGARVDGAMVPLNTALQSGQTIEINTAKEDRPSRDWLNADLGYLVSNRAKAKVRAWFNAQATHETVSRGREAVEKLLQREGKTAVKLEDLAAQLGFKSADALFEVVGKDEYSLRNIETVLRPAEEAPTEDEFTPVRKARSTDSPKGGVLVVGMGSLMTQLAKCCRPAPPDEIAGFVTRGKGVSVHRCDCSNYREMAAKNPERAIEVGWDLPKNVEKGGAVYPVDVSVEAADRQGLLRDISDVFAREKTNVIGVQTQSVKGTAWMTFTVEVADSGRLSKVLGIVATVSGVRSARRR, from the coding sequence ATGAAGACCAGCGATATCGCAACAACAGTCTCTGACGCCGCACCCAAAATTACGGATCCGACGCCGCATCTGATTACCGCCACTGCCGAGGTCCTGCCGGGGCAGGCCAACGCGCTGGTGCGCGCCCGCGCCTTTGCCGAACCCCTGATTGCTGGCGAAGTCATGGAAACTGGTGAGAACACGCTGGCCCACGCAGATGCCGTGGCCGCGATTCTCAAGAAAATTGGCGGCTCAGAAACTATTCAGGCTGCTATCTATCTGGTGCACGCCAGTGTGCATCTGAACAAACCGCAGGAAGTCATTGCCAAAGCGTTTGGCGAGAACTTTGCCACCCTGGCGGTGGAAACCATCAAGCTCATCCGCGTTCAGCAGCAAGCGCGTGATGCGGAGCTGAGCACCCAGCATGTCGATGGTGTGGCCACCCAGACCGAGAATGTGCGCAAGATGCTGCTCGGCTTCTCGCGCGATCTGCGCGTGGTGCTGCTGCGCCTGGCCTCGCGCCTGCAAACGCTGCGCTACTACGCGTCGCAGAAAGCAACGGTTTCGCCCAGTATTGCGCGTGAGGCGCTTTATGTATTTGCACCGCTGGCAAATCGTCTGGGCATCTGGCAGATCAAATGGGAGCTGGAAGATCTGTCCTTCCGTTTCCTGGAGCCAGATACCTATCGCCAGATTGCCCGTCTGCTGGATGAAAAGCGTGTCGAGCGCGAAGCTTATATGGAGCAGATGCGTGCCCGGCTGGAGGCCGATCTGCGCGCGCACAGCATCAGCGCATCGGTTCAGGGTCGGCCCAAGCACATCTACAGCATCGTGAAAAAGATGCGCGGCAAGTCGCTGAACTTCGAGCAGCTTTTCGATATTCGCGCCATGCGCGTCATCGTGCCCACGGTCAAGGACTGCTACGCAGCTCTTTCATGGGTGCACGAGCAGTTCACACCATTGGAAAAAGAGTTTGACGACTACATCGCCAAACCCAAACCCAACGGCTACCAGTCGCTGCACACCGTGGTGCGTGATGAAACTGGCCGCACGATAGAAATTCAGATTCGCACGCAGGCCATGCACGACCATGCCGAGCATGGCGTGGCAGCGCACTGGGCCTATAAGGAAGCGGGCACCAAGGGCTATGCGGGCGTTTCGGCGACCAGCGAGTACGACGCCAAGATCGCCGTATTGCGCCAGTTGCTGGCCTGGGGCAGCGATTTGACGGGCTCCGCGCAGCGTGGCTTGTTTGAAGACCGCATCTATGTGCTGACGCCTGATGCCGCCGTGATCGAGCTTCCGCAAGGCGCCACCCCTGTGGACTTTGCCTATTCGGTGCACACCAGCCTGGGTCACCGCTGCCGTGGGGCGCGCGTGGACGGTGCCATGGTGCCGCTCAACACCGCACTGCAAAGTGGTCAGACCATCGAGATCAATACGGCCAAGGAAGACCGCCCATCGCGTGACTGGCTCAACGCGGACCTTGGTTATTTGGTCAGCAACCGTGCCAAGGCCAAGGTGCGAGCATGGTTCAATGCACAGGCCACGCACGAAACGGTTTCGCGAGGCCGCGAAGCGGTTGAGAAACTCTTGCAGCGCGAAGGCAAGACTGCTGTCAAGCTGGAAGATTTGGCAGCGCAACTGGGCTTCAAGTCTGCGGATGCGTTGTTCGAGGTCGTTGGCAAGGACGAGTATTCGCTGCGCAATATCGAGACGGTGCTGCGCCCTGCGGAAGAGGCGCCCACTGAAGACGAATTCACTCCTGTGCGCAAGGCCAGAAGCACTGACTCGCCCAAGGGCGGTGTGCTGGTCGTTGGCATGGGGTCGCTGATGACGCAACTGGCCAAATGCTGCCGACCTGCGCCACCAGATGAAATCGCTGGCTTTGTGACCCGTGGTAAAGGCGTCAGCGTGCACCGCTGCGATTGCTCCAACTACCGCGAAATGGCCGCAAAAAATCCCGAGCGAGCCATCGAAGTCGGCTGGGATTTGCCCAAGAACGTGGAAAAGGGCGGGGCGGTCTATCCCGTAGATGTCTCCGTTGAGGCTGCGGACCGCCAGGGACTGCTGCGTGACATCTCGGATGTCTTCGCCCGCGAAAAGACCAACGTGATTGGCGTGCAGACGCAGTCGGTCAAGGGAACCGCCTGGATGACTTTCACGGTGGAAGTTGCCGATTCCGGCCGCCTGAGCAAAGTGCTTGGCATTGTGGCAACCGTATCGGGAGTTCGATCCGCCAGAAGACGCTGA
- a CDS encoding branched-chain amino acid ABC transporter permease, giving the protein MQVLQLLVSGVAIGCIYGLIALGFVLIYKATETVNFAQGELMMLGAFVAWLAMSAFQWPFWMAVLAALVALVCVAMLLELAVIRPVLGQPQFTVVMLTIGIGYVMRGAVTMVPAVGTETHALEVPYRNQVLKLGELVINVEHLVIIVATLLLSGLLYAMFRFSKLGIAMQASSQNQLAAYYMGIPVRRLNGLVWGLAAAVATIAGILLAPITFVHANMGLIGLKAFPAAVVGGFGSLPGAIVGGLVIGLVEAFAGFYLPDGFKDTAPYIVVLLMLMIRPNGLFGEKLSKKV; this is encoded by the coding sequence ATGCAGGTGCTTCAGTTACTCGTTTCAGGTGTTGCGATCGGCTGTATTTACGGATTGATTGCGCTGGGCTTTGTGCTGATTTACAAGGCCACGGAAACTGTCAATTTTGCGCAGGGTGAGTTGATGATGCTGGGCGCTTTTGTGGCTTGGCTGGCGATGAGCGCATTTCAGTGGCCATTTTGGATGGCTGTGCTGGCTGCGTTGGTTGCATTGGTGTGCGTAGCAATGCTGCTGGAGTTGGCGGTCATCCGGCCAGTACTGGGGCAGCCTCAATTCACTGTGGTCATGCTAACGATTGGCATTGGCTATGTCATGCGCGGGGCGGTGACCATGGTGCCAGCAGTGGGCACTGAAACGCATGCGCTTGAAGTCCCGTACCGTAATCAAGTGCTCAAGCTGGGTGAGCTGGTGATCAATGTTGAGCACTTGGTGATCATCGTGGCGACGCTGCTTCTCAGTGGCTTGCTGTATGCCATGTTCCGTTTCAGCAAGCTTGGGATAGCAATGCAGGCCTCATCTCAGAATCAGCTCGCAGCCTATTACATGGGAATTCCTGTGAGGCGCTTGAACGGGCTTGTCTGGGGCTTGGCCGCTGCGGTCGCCACGATTGCTGGCATCTTGCTGGCTCCCATCACCTTCGTGCACGCCAATATGGGCTTGATTGGGCTGAAGGCTTTTCCTGCCGCAGTTGTCGGTGGGTTTGGCAGTCTGCCGGGTGCGATTGTCGGAGGCTTGGTTATCGGACTTGTAGAGGCATTTGCAGGCTTCTATTTGCCAGATGGATTCAAGGACACCGCACCTTACATCGTTGTCTTGCTCATGTTGATGATCAGGCCCAACGGCTTGTTTGGAGAAAAGCTCAGTAAAAAAGTCTGA